GATCTGCGTAGTCGTAGCAGTAGGTGGTTGTGGAGCCATTGATTGTTTGGGATGTGCGGTTGCTGTTTTTGCCGGAGTTGGCATTGGTTCCACCGGCGCAGGAGCCGGACTGGGCGCCAAAGCCATAGGCGTATGTGTTGCTGCCTATAGTGGCATTTGTCAGGCGACCGGCTTTGTCATAGGTATAGGATTTGGCTTGGCCATTCTCTGTGCCAGAGACTATTTGCCCGCTTTGGCTGCGGGTAACGGTATCGCTTGCCATGATATTTTGGCTGCCCGCGTTTGTGGCATATAGTTCTGTGTCGTCCATGATGAGCCAGCCTACGTCCGACACGATATGGAAGACTGTTGCATGCGTGGCATCTGCGGGTGTGGTTAAGCTGAGGCCTCTGGAGGAACGTCCTCTTATCCCCTATCCAAAAGACCCCATATAATCAAGCTTGGGATAAATACAGTAAGTATAATCAACTGCAAAACTTCATTCATATGATGGGGTGAAATCCTCTAGCGCTTTCGCGCTTTCTGATTTACCTTTTTCTTGAGAAGCACCCAATAAACTAGACTATAGGCGATGAAGGCTGTGTTCAGCAAACTGAACACTATTACGGCCGCTATTTCGCGTAGATCTTGAACTATCAGAAAGCCATATAGAATATTTAACAAGAATGTTGCAAGCATAATCTTTGCAAATCGTCCTGTTTTATTATTGTCAACCTCGTACTTTGGCTGATCGTCTCGAAGGTGAGATTGAACTGAGAAGGCTATAAAGCCAGTTTTATATGAGGCGCTGATGATAGAAGCCAGCCCGACTATGGCAGTACTGATAACCAAAACAATTCCTGCATTCTCCATCATTAGCCTTTCTATTTAACTTACCTATATCTTAGATCATAACCGTCGTAGATCCCAGAAGCATCGATGGAGCCTCCTTCGCTTCCTTGAGTTAAGCCATAGACAACCACCCCACCTACGGCCCCTTTAACGCAAGCACCCACAATCGCTACACCACTCGCAGGTGCGGCAGCACCCCAAGTAAAGATGGTTAAGGCGGCCCCTGTGATGAATACTCCACCACTTGAAGCGACACAGCCAACACCCGCCGCACGAGCCGCCCCTCCAATATGCTGCATGGCAGACTTACCTCCCCGCGGTCGTTGATCTGAACGCGGAGGATTAGGTGGACCATTAGATAGTACCTTAACAGGAGAACTGTACACCTTAGCCAAACCCAACGCAGGCTTTGCTGCCGGTGCCACAGCCCTCAGTGCCGCTGCCCGTGCAGGTGCTCTGTACGGAACAGGCAGTGTCATACCTATCGCTGCGGCTACTGCCCTGTTCAGAACTGCCGTGGAGCCACTGCCACACAAGATGCACTGATTATTAAAGAGGGGTATGGACGATTCGGAGGCACCACTGAAATCAAACATGTTTATCGGATCAGGTGGATAGATGTAATCATTGGCGTTGCCTCCGGGGATGGGGTCTACCTGAGTAAATCTTCCGAGGACTGAGAGGTAGACTCTGGCTCCCATTTGGATTGGTGCAAGGGATAAGTCTTTTTCGGTGATCTTTTGGTGGGCGCCGGCGTAGCCTAATGTGGCGCCGGCGTAGGTGTTGTCCGGGAACGAGGTGCTAACCTTGTTGCCGAATGGGTCGTAGCGGAAGGTGCCAGTGAGTGTTCCAGCTGCATCCGTGGTGGCCATAACACTCCCGTGCATGTTGGGTAATGAGTAGACCTTATTAGCGTTGCCGGTCTGCCCCGGGCGAATAGTCACCAGAACGCCTCCAGCCAACGATAGATATTTCTCTGTTATATCCCAGTTGGCGTTGCGGACAAGGCTTGCGGCATCGCCAGAACCAATAAAGCCGTACCACTGTTGGTTGGTGAGGGCCCAGTTCCAAGCTGAAATAGTGTCTGTTTCGCGGTAGGTAATACGGTTGGCCACGTCGCGGCTGTAGTAGCTGGCGTTTCCGTTTCCTGCTGATGTTGTTTGCTGGAACCCCCAGTTGCGATCCGAGGAGTCATAGAACATCTGGAGTGGAGATGTACCCGAGCCTATGGAGGTGGTATTGCCGTGGCTATCGTATTGAGCGGCGTTGGCGAGTGGGTCCGAGCTACTGATAAGTTTGTCTGCGTAGTCGTAGCAATAGGTGGTGGTTTGGCCGTTGATTGTCTGGGTGGTTCGGTTACTGTTCTTGCCGGAGTTTGTGTT
This sequence is a window from Verrucomicrobiia bacterium. Protein-coding genes within it:
- a CDS encoding RHS repeat-associated core domain-containing protein; its protein translation is MVIGRDALGRTNSQTYHQGGGQTPGSNIIPNASVEQVSGSDPDKPEGWQHSAWGTNTANFTYLNEGYTGSRSVKTEITNYTDGDAKWYFDPVSVVGNTSYTFKDYYRSNIQTEAVVQYTHQNQSVTYEWLGNINTSSNWTQSTQSFTTPATAVQATVFHIVAGVGWLMVDDAELYVSSQTGSQNIIASDSVTRSQSGRVISGTENGQTKSYTYDKAGRLTNATIGSNTYAYGFGAQNGSCASATNTNSGKNSNRTTQTINGQTTTYCYDYADKLISSSDPLANAAQYDSHGNTTSIGSGTSPLQMFYDSSDRNWGFQQTTSAGNGNASYYSRDVANRITYRETDTISAWNWALTNQQWYGFIGSGDAASLVRNANWDITEKYLSLAGGVLVTIRPGQTGNANKVYSLPNMHGSVMATTDAAGTLTGTFRYDPFGNKVSTSFPDNTYAGATLGYAGAHQKITEKDLSLAPIQMGARVYLSVLGRFTQVDPIPGGNANDYIYPPDPINMFDFSGASESSIPLFNNQCILCGSGSTAVLNRAVAAAIGMTLPVPYRAPARAAALRAVAPAAKPALGLAKVYSSPVKVLSNGPPNPPRSDQRPRGGKSAMQHIGGAARAAGVGCVASSGGVFITGAALTIFTWGAAAPASGVAIVGACVKGAVGGVVVYGLTQGSEGGSIDASGIYDGYDLRYR